In Jejubacter calystegiae, the following are encoded in one genomic region:
- the rmf gene encoding ribosome modulation factor: MKRQKRDRMTRAQKRGYQAGIAGRSKEMCPYQALDQRSHWLGGWRDAMADKAVLA, from the coding sequence ATGAAGAGACAAAAACGAGATCGCATGACACGGGCTCAGAAGCGTGGTTACCAGGCCGGTATTGCCGGTCGCTCAAAGGAAATGTGTCCCTATCAGGCTCTGGATCAGAGGTCGCACTGGCTGGGAGGTTGGCGAGATGCCATGGCTGACAAAGCGGTACTGGCCTGA
- the ompA gene encoding porin OmpA: MKKTAIAIAVALAGFATVAQAAPKDNTWYAGAKLGWSQYHDTGFYGNGYDSGIGSGSTHDSQLGAGAFGGYQVNPYVAFEMGYDWLGRMEYTGKPESGAFKAQGIQLTAKLSYPILDDLDIYTRLGGMVWRADSTAKNAAGERLKDHDTGVSPVYAAGFEWAVTRDIATRLEYQWINNIGDAHTVGTRPDNGMLSLGVSYRFGQQEEAAPVVAPAPAPQVQTKRFTLKSDVLFNFNKASLKPEGQQALDQLYTQLANLDPKDGNVVVLGFTDRIGSDAYNQKLSERRAQSVVDYLISKGIPSNKISAQGMGESNPVTGNTCDNVKRRAALIDCLAPDRRVEIEVKGVKDVVSQPQA; this comes from the coding sequence ATGAAAAAGACAGCTATCGCGATTGCAGTGGCACTGGCTGGCTTCGCTACCGTAGCGCAGGCCGCACCGAAAGATAACACCTGGTATGCTGGTGCGAAACTGGGCTGGTCTCAGTACCACGATACTGGTTTCTACGGTAATGGTTATGACTCTGGTATCGGTAGTGGCTCTACCCACGACAGCCAGCTGGGTGCAGGTGCATTCGGTGGCTACCAGGTTAACCCGTATGTTGCTTTCGAAATGGGTTACGACTGGCTGGGTCGTATGGAATACACTGGCAAGCCGGAAAGCGGTGCTTTCAAGGCCCAGGGTATTCAGCTGACCGCTAAACTGAGCTACCCGATCCTGGATGATCTGGATATCTATACCCGTCTGGGTGGTATGGTATGGCGCGCAGACTCTACTGCGAAAAACGCCGCTGGTGAGCGTCTGAAAGACCACGACACCGGTGTTTCCCCGGTATACGCAGCTGGTTTCGAGTGGGCTGTTACCCGTGATATCGCTACCCGTCTGGAATACCAGTGGATCAACAACATCGGCGACGCTCACACTGTGGGTACCCGTCCGGACAACGGTATGCTGAGCCTGGGCGTTTCCTATCGCTTCGGTCAGCAGGAAGAGGCTGCTCCGGTTGTAGCACCGGCACCGGCTCCGCAGGTACAGACCAAGCGCTTCACCCTGAAGTCTGACGTTCTGTTCAACTTCAACAAAGCTTCTCTGAAGCCGGAAGGTCAGCAGGCGCTGGATCAGCTGTACACCCAGCTGGCTAACCTGGACCCGAAAGACGGTAACGTCGTTGTTCTGGGCTTCACCGACCGCATCGGTTCTGACGCTTACAACCAGAAGCTGTCCGAGCGTCGTGCACAGTCTGTTGTTGACTACCTGATCTCTAAAGGTATCCCGTCCAACAAGATCTCTGCACAGGGTATGGGCGAATCTAACCCGGTTACCGGCAACACCTGCGACAACGTTAAGCGTCGCGCAGCGCTGATCGACTGCCTGGCCCCGGATCGTCGCGTAGAAATCGAAGTGAAAGGCGTCAAAGACGTTGTATCTCAGCCGCAGGCTTAA
- a CDS encoding AAA family ATPase, which translates to MTINQLSWRMLVPDTQPYLQQPDRPASSDVHIFSQLQARLCYGLTQLLHPSAPANIMLVKSPELPEYPARIGAAAREMIPGDLPLCGGHYQTDTDNVSLMPPVSPDDDFTAAGAVVTGDWIESEQLFGCVRWHGNRPQLQPGLLHQANGGVLVLSLRSLLAQPLLWLRLKQMMTRGQFEWFSPDERRPFPVEIPSLPLQVKLILCGERDALAEFQEMEPEIAELAIYSEFEDNLQIVEPQSFTLWRDWVLELATLHQLPQPQADAWAPLVREGVRYTGDQLTLPIEPEWILRQLREVAPLSQESFSGEQFRQMLEQREWREGFLSERMQDEILLEQILIETEGVRTGQVNALSVIEFPGHPRAFGEPSRITCVAHIGDGEFTDIERKAELGGNIHAKGMMIMQAFLMAELDLEQQIPFSASLTFEQSYSEVDGDSASMAELCALVSALSGVPLRQGIAITGSVDQFGRSQPVGGLNEKIEGFFTICQQRELTGQQGVIIPVANVRHLALHQEVLDAVEAGQFSIWAVDDARDALMLLSGLPWDDEQRPGLLQMIQGRIAQATQQEARHRYPWPLRWLNWFNHN; encoded by the coding sequence TTGACAATAAACCAACTATCATGGCGCATGCTGGTTCCGGATACCCAACCGTATCTGCAACAGCCTGATCGGCCAGCCTCTTCCGATGTTCACATTTTTAGCCAGCTTCAGGCCCGGCTCTGTTATGGACTGACGCAATTGCTTCACCCCAGCGCGCCAGCAAATATCATGCTGGTCAAAAGCCCCGAACTGCCTGAGTATCCGGCACGTATCGGCGCGGCGGCGCGCGAAATGATCCCCGGAGATCTTCCCCTGTGTGGTGGTCATTATCAGACTGACACAGATAACGTCAGCCTGATGCCTCCTGTTTCTCCGGACGATGACTTCACCGCAGCCGGGGCGGTGGTAACCGGCGACTGGATCGAGAGCGAGCAGCTATTCGGCTGTGTGCGCTGGCACGGCAACAGGCCGCAGCTCCAGCCCGGTCTGCTGCATCAGGCTAACGGTGGCGTACTGGTGCTCTCGCTGCGCAGTCTGCTGGCTCAGCCGCTCCTATGGCTGCGTCTGAAACAGATGATGACGCGCGGACAGTTTGAATGGTTCTCGCCGGACGAGCGTCGCCCCTTCCCGGTAGAGATTCCCTCCCTGCCGCTCCAGGTAAAGCTTATCCTGTGCGGCGAGCGTGATGCGCTGGCCGAATTTCAGGAAATGGAGCCGGAAATCGCCGAACTGGCCATCTATAGTGAATTTGAAGACAACCTGCAAATTGTCGAGCCTCAATCGTTCACGCTGTGGCGCGACTGGGTTCTGGAACTCGCCACTTTGCACCAATTGCCACAGCCTCAGGCCGACGCCTGGGCTCCGCTGGTGCGTGAAGGGGTCCGCTACACCGGTGACCAGTTAACGCTACCGATTGAGCCAGAGTGGATTCTTCGCCAGCTCCGGGAAGTGGCACCACTTAGCCAGGAGAGCTTCAGCGGCGAACAGTTCCGCCAGATGCTGGAACAGCGCGAATGGCGCGAAGGCTTCCTTAGCGAGCGCATGCAGGATGAGATTCTGCTGGAACAAATCCTGATTGAAACAGAAGGTGTTCGCACAGGCCAGGTCAATGCCCTGTCGGTTATCGAGTTTCCGGGTCATCCGCGTGCTTTTGGCGAGCCTTCACGTATCACCTGCGTAGCGCATATTGGCGACGGTGAATTTACCGATATCGAACGCAAGGCCGAGTTAGGTGGTAATATTCATGCCAAGGGCATGATGATCATGCAGGCGTTTCTGATGGCCGAGCTCGATCTGGAACAGCAGATCCCCTTCTCTGCCTCACTGACGTTTGAACAGTCATACAGCGAGGTGGATGGCGACAGTGCCTCTATGGCCGAGCTATGTGCGCTGGTCAGCGCGCTGTCAGGCGTTCCCCTGCGTCAGGGCATTGCCATTACGGGTTCAGTGGATCAATTTGGTCGTTCCCAGCCGGTGGGCGGCCTTAACGAGAAAATCGAAGGCTTTTTCACCATTTGCCAACAGCGTGAACTCACCGGACAGCAGGGTGTGATTATCCCTGTGGCGAACGTACGCCACCTTGCGCTGCACCAGGAGGTACTGGATGCCGTCGAAGCGGGTCAGTTCAGTATCTGGGCAGTAGATGATGCCCGCGATGCACTGATGCTGCTCAGCGGACTTCCCTGGGACGATGAACAACGTCCGGGACTGTTACAGATGATTCAGGGCCGTATCGCCCAGGCGACGCAACAAGAGGCCCGACACCGTTATCCCTGGCCGCTGCGCTGGCTAAACTGGTTTAACCACAACTGA
- a CDS encoding TfoX/Sxy family DNA transformation protein — MKDLCYSQIDRTREILSPLGDIQHRALFGGYSLYIGDTVFAMVAKGNLYLRACEQNEPYFIRERLPTLLFSRRGRQISLKYYLVGEALWREPAQLLALSWQALDGARKEKRQRRQVTRLKDLPNLTSGLESMLWVVGIQNIEALQMMGAKASWLELRRINKGIGVKVLLALAGAICGLHEAALPSQMRQELQEWGSEQISYDAFYSGN; from the coding sequence ATGAAAGATTTATGTTATTCGCAGATCGACAGGACGAGGGAAATCCTGTCGCCGCTTGGTGATATTCAACATCGTGCGCTCTTTGGTGGCTACAGCCTCTACATTGGTGACACCGTATTTGCGATGGTCGCTAAGGGGAACCTTTATCTTCGGGCCTGTGAGCAGAATGAGCCCTATTTTATTCGGGAACGCCTTCCCACACTGTTGTTTTCCCGGCGGGGCCGCCAGATCTCACTGAAATACTATCTGGTTGGCGAAGCGCTGTGGCGCGAGCCCGCACAGTTGCTGGCGCTTTCCTGGCAAGCGCTGGATGGCGCCAGGAAAGAGAAAAGGCAGCGCAGACAGGTCACGCGTTTAAAGGATCTCCCTAATCTTACTTCCGGGCTGGAAAGTATGTTGTGGGTGGTGGGAATTCAGAATATCGAAGCCTTACAGATGATGGGCGCTAAAGCGAGCTGGTTAGAGCTGCGGCGTATAAATAAAGGCATTGGCGTAAAAGTTCTGCTGGCGCTGGCGGGCGCCATTTGCGGGTTACATGAGGCGGCGCTCCCATCGCAGATGCGACAGGAGCTTCAGGAGTGGGGCAGTGAACAAATCAGCTATGATGCGTTTTATTCTGGCAACTGA
- the pqiC gene encoding membrane integrity-associated transporter subunit PqiC, producing MKKWLALIVAAALSACSSSGDDKTYYQLPVAVQPVTQSMAQSSQRQLWVEQVAIPDYLAGNGLAYQTTDVQYTIANSNLWASPLDQQLRNTLVANLSAQLPGWVVSSQPLGSEQDVLSVNVTGFHGRYDGHTIVSGEWLLNHQGRMIKRPFFVELKQQEDGYDAMVKSLAQGWQQASQGIAGELTRLP from the coding sequence ATGAAAAAGTGGCTTGCGCTGATAGTGGCTGCGGCGCTGAGCGCCTGCAGCAGCAGCGGCGATGATAAGACATACTACCAACTCCCGGTTGCCGTGCAGCCGGTAACTCAGAGTATGGCGCAGAGCAGTCAGCGCCAGCTGTGGGTAGAGCAGGTCGCTATTCCGGACTACCTGGCTGGTAACGGGTTGGCCTATCAAACCACGGATGTGCAGTACACCATCGCCAACAGCAATCTGTGGGCCAGTCCTCTTGACCAGCAGTTACGCAATACGCTGGTGGCGAACCTGAGCGCCCAGCTTCCGGGCTGGGTGGTCTCCTCCCAGCCGCTGGGCAGCGAACAGGATGTTCTGAGCGTTAACGTCACCGGTTTCCACGGTCGCTATGACGGGCATACGATCGTCAGCGGTGAATGGCTTCTTAACCATCAGGGCCGGATGATTAAACGGCCGTTCTTTGTTGAATTGAAGCAGCAGGAAGACGGTTATGACGCCATGGTGAAAAGCCTGGCTCAGGGGTGGCAGCAGGCTAGCCAGGGGATTGCGGGCGAGTTGACGCGCCTGCCTTAA
- the matP gene encoding macrodomain Ter protein MatP, which translates to MKYQQLENLESGWKWKYLVKKHREGELITRYIETSAAREAVELLLGMENEPVLVQSWIEQHMNPALMNRMKQTIRARRKRHFNAEHQHTRKKSIDLEFLVWQRLAGLAQRRGCTLSETVVQLIEDAERKEKYANQMSSLKQDLQALLGKES; encoded by the coding sequence ATGAAATACCAACAACTGGAAAATCTCGAAAGCGGCTGGAAGTGGAAATACCTGGTGAAAAAGCACCGGGAAGGTGAGTTGATCACCCGTTATATTGAAACCAGCGCGGCCCGGGAGGCGGTGGAGCTTCTGCTCGGTATGGAAAATGAACCGGTGCTGGTCCAGTCCTGGATTGAGCAGCATATGAATCCGGCGCTGATGAACCGGATGAAGCAGACCATTCGCGCGCGTCGCAAACGCCACTTTAATGCGGAACATCAACATACTCGCAAGAAGTCTATCGATCTGGAATTTCTGGTCTGGCAGCGTCTGGCCGGTCTGGCCCAGCGCAGGGGATGCACGCTTTCCGAAACCGTTGTTCAGTTAATTGAAGATGCGGAGCGTAAAGAGAAATATGCGAATCAGATGTCGAGCCTGAAACAGGATCTTCAGGCGCTGCTGGGGAAAGAGTCGTAA
- the fabA gene encoding bifunctional 3-hydroxydecanoyl-ACP dehydratase/trans-2-decenoyl-ACP isomerase produces the protein MVDKRESYTKEDLLASGRGELFGAEGPQLPAPNMLMMDRVVKMTETGGNYDKGYVEAELDIDPDLWFFGCHFIGDPVMPGCLGLDAMWQLVGFYLGWLGGEGKGRALGVGEVKFTGQVLPTAKKVTYRIHFKRIINRKLIMGVADGEVFVDDHKIYDAKDLKVGLFKDTSTF, from the coding sequence ATGGTTGATAAACGCGAATCCTATACAAAAGAAGATCTTCTTGCCTCCGGACGCGGAGAACTGTTTGGTGCTGAAGGCCCGCAGTTACCCGCCCCTAACATGCTGATGATGGACCGCGTGGTCAAAATGACCGAAACCGGCGGCAATTATGATAAAGGCTACGTGGAAGCCGAACTGGATATCGATCCGGACCTTTGGTTCTTCGGTTGCCACTTCATCGGCGATCCGGTAATGCCCGGCTGTCTGGGTCTGGATGCCATGTGGCAGTTGGTAGGTTTCTACCTTGGCTGGCTGGGTGGCGAAGGTAAAGGCCGCGCGCTGGGCGTCGGCGAGGTGAAATTTACCGGTCAGGTACTGCCGACGGCGAAGAAAGTGACCTACCGTATCCACTTCAAGCGCATCATTAACCGCAAGCTGATCATGGGCGTGGCCGATGGCGAAGTGTTTGTTGACGATCATAAAATCTATGATGCAAAAGACCTGAAAGTGGGTCTGTTCAAGGATACCTCCACCTTCTGA
- the helD gene encoding DNA helicase IV, producing the protein MELKATSLGKRMAQHPYDRVRLLSAGVEVSGERHQYLIPFNQLLDINCKRGLVWGELEFVLPQNKVVRLHGTEWGETRRFFQHLQSEWQSWSEEMSDVAAEVLRQTLEELAGRDTEHWLKRGEMQALQEKIRDAFTALPLPHERMEAFDNCRELWHQCQAWLEEGEARRLVINQAWTERMLEQYAEFFEQVESSPLNPSQARAVVNGESALLVLAGAGSGKTSVLVARAGWLLVRGEASADQILLLAFGRDAAREMDERIEQRLQAGAEGITARTFHALALHIIQQGGRKAPQISTLESDSAARHTLLLECWRQQCREKKAQAKGWRQWLTEELEWEVPEGEFWQNEKLARRLAGRLDRWLGLMRMHGGSQAQMIADCPEPQRERFQRRVKLMAPLLKVWKTALKDEGAVDFSGLIHQAINVLDKGRFISPWKHILVDEFQDISPQRAALLAALRRQNTHTTLFAVGDDWQAIYRFSGAEMALTTAFTHHFGEGDSCALDTTYRFNSRIGDIANGFIQQNPHQLTKPLNSLSKGDKKAVTLLPDDKLEPLLDKLSGYVKPEQRILILARYHHLRPAVLEKAQTRWPKLHIDFMTVHASKGQQADYVIILGLQEGKDGFPAPARESIMEQALLPQPEDFPDAEERRLLYVALTRARHRVWLLYNRDQPSPFVEVLKALGVPVPRKP; encoded by the coding sequence ATGGAATTAAAAGCAACTTCTCTTGGCAAACGCATGGCGCAGCATCCTTACGATCGCGTCCGGCTGTTGAGCGCCGGCGTTGAAGTTTCCGGCGAACGCCATCAGTACCTCATTCCCTTTAATCAGCTACTGGATATCAACTGTAAACGCGGCCTGGTATGGGGTGAGCTGGAGTTCGTGCTGCCGCAGAATAAAGTAGTGCGCCTGCATGGCACCGAATGGGGGGAAACCCGCCGTTTTTTCCAGCATCTGCAAAGTGAGTGGCAGAGCTGGAGTGAAGAGATGAGTGACGTTGCCGCAGAGGTTTTACGTCAGACCCTGGAAGAGCTTGCCGGGCGTGATACAGAGCACTGGCTGAAGCGTGGAGAAATGCAGGCGTTGCAGGAGAAGATCCGCGATGCCTTTACCGCGCTGCCGCTGCCGCATGAACGTATGGAGGCGTTTGATAACTGCCGGGAACTCTGGCATCAGTGTCAGGCCTGGCTGGAAGAGGGCGAAGCGCGTCGGCTGGTGATTAATCAGGCATGGACGGAAAGAATGCTTGAGCAATACGCCGAATTTTTTGAACAGGTGGAAAGCTCGCCGCTCAATCCCTCTCAGGCACGGGCAGTAGTAAATGGCGAATCTGCGCTATTGGTGCTGGCCGGTGCGGGCAGTGGTAAAACCTCGGTACTGGTGGCCCGTGCTGGCTGGTTGCTGGTACGCGGCGAAGCCAGTGCCGACCAGATTTTGCTACTGGCCTTTGGGCGCGATGCGGCCCGCGAAATGGATGAACGTATCGAACAGCGGCTACAGGCCGGAGCGGAAGGCATAACGGCCCGTACTTTCCACGCGCTGGCGCTGCATATTATCCAGCAGGGAGGGCGTAAAGCGCCTCAGATAAGTACACTGGAGAGCGATAGCGCCGCGCGCCATACTCTGTTGCTTGAGTGCTGGCGTCAGCAGTGCCGCGAGAAAAAAGCCCAGGCTAAAGGTTGGCGTCAGTGGCTGACGGAAGAGCTGGAGTGGGAGGTGCCGGAAGGGGAGTTCTGGCAGAATGAGAAACTGGCTCGCCGCCTTGCCGGGCGGCTCGATCGCTGGCTGGGGCTGATGCGAATGCACGGTGGTAGCCAGGCGCAGATGATTGCCGACTGTCCGGAGCCGCAGCGTGAACGGTTTCAGAGGCGGGTTAAGCTGATGGCGCCGTTGCTGAAGGTATGGAAGACGGCGCTGAAGGATGAAGGCGCGGTGGATTTCTCAGGCTTGATTCACCAGGCGATTAACGTACTCGACAAGGGGCGTTTTATCAGCCCCTGGAAACACATTCTGGTGGATGAGTTTCAGGATATCTCCCCACAGCGCGCGGCGTTGCTGGCGGCGCTGCGGCGTCAGAATACCCATACCACACTGTTCGCCGTGGGGGATGACTGGCAGGCCATTTACCGTTTTAGCGGCGCGGAAATGGCGCTGACCACGGCTTTCACCCACCACTTTGGAGAAGGCGATAGCTGCGCGCTCGATACCACCTATCGCTTTAACAGCCGTATCGGCGACATCGCCAACGGCTTTATCCAGCAGAATCCGCATCAGCTGACGAAGCCACTGAACAGCCTGAGCAAGGGGGATAAGAAAGCCGTCACCTTGCTGCCGGATGACAAGCTGGAGCCGCTGCTGGATAAGCTCAGCGGTTACGTTAAGCCGGAACAGCGCATTCTGATACTGGCCCGCTATCATCATCTGCGACCAGCCGTGCTGGAAAAGGCGCAGACTCGCTGGCCGAAACTGCACATCGATTTTATGACCGTTCACGCCAGTAAGGGGCAGCAGGCGGACTATGTCATTATTCTGGGGCTGCAGGAGGGGAAGGACGGTTTCCCGGCACCGGCGCGCGAGTCGATTATGGAGCAGGCGCTGCTACCGCAGCCCGAGGATTTTCCCGATGCCGAAGAACGGCGTCTGCTGTATGTGGCGCTGACCCGTGCCCGTCACCGTGTGTGGCTACTGTATAACCGGGATCAGCCATCGCCGTTTGTGGAGGTGCTTAAAGCGCTGGGTGTCCCGGTGCCGCGTAAGCCCTGA
- a CDS encoding YccF domain-containing protein, producing MRTVLNILNFVLGGFFTTLSWLLATLVSILLIFTLPLTRSCWEITKLSLLPYGNEAVHVDLLSPGNKNSLMNAGGTLLNIFWVVFFGWWLCLMHIAAGIAQCLTIIGIPVGIANFKIAAIALWPVGRRVVSVETARAAREANARSQFR from the coding sequence ATGCGCACCGTTCTTAATATTCTCAATTTTGTCCTGGGTGGATTTTTCACCACGCTTTCCTGGCTGCTGGCGACGCTGGTAAGCATCCTGTTGATTTTTACGCTACCGCTTACCCGCTCCTGCTGGGAGATTACCAAACTGTCATTACTGCCTTACGGCAACGAGGCGGTGCACGTCGACCTCCTTTCTCCCGGTAATAAGAATTCACTGATGAATGCGGGGGGAACGCTGCTGAATATCTTCTGGGTGGTGTTCTTTGGCTGGTGGCTGTGCCTGATGCACATTGCTGCGGGCATTGCCCAGTGTCTGACCATTATCGGTATTCCGGTAGGTATCGCTAACTTCAAGATTGCCGCCATCGCCTTATGGCCGGTGGGGCGACGGGTTGTCTCTGTCGAAACCGCGCGCGCGGCGCGCGAGGCCAATGCCCGCAGTCAGTTTCGGTAA
- the sulA gene encoding SOS-induced cell division inhibitor SulA: MAFHHNGDHFAGVISEVVYSEDRAGLTELMLLPLLQQLGQQSRWQLWLTPCQKLSRQWLQSAGLPLSKVMQVNQVAPLTTIETMAKAMRTGNYSAVIGWLPHELSNEQHNLLNLAAAQGQTTGLILRPVTPLIPGSRPRTGLKIHSSLYH, translated from the coding sequence ATGGCTTTCCATCACAATGGCGATCATTTTGCAGGCGTTATCAGTGAAGTGGTCTATAGTGAAGATCGTGCCGGTTTGACTGAACTGATGCTTTTGCCTTTATTACAGCAGCTTGGGCAGCAGTCACGCTGGCAACTTTGGTTAACGCCATGCCAGAAACTGAGCCGCCAGTGGCTGCAGTCTGCGGGTCTGCCGCTCAGTAAAGTCATGCAGGTTAACCAGGTCGCTCCGCTGACGACAATCGAAACTATGGCGAAGGCGATGCGCACAGGAAATTACAGCGCGGTTATTGGTTGGCTACCCCATGAATTGAGCAACGAACAGCACAATTTGCTTAATCTTGCGGCTGCACAAGGACAGACCACTGGCCTGATTTTACGCCCTGTAACCCCCCTTATCCCCGGCTCCAGACCACGGACGGGGCTAAAGATTCACTCCAGTTTGTATCATTAA
- the yccS gene encoding YccS family putative transporter: MPKLSPLLRHYTWNSTWLYNLRIFIALSGATLVPWWLNEVKLTIPITLGVVAAALADLDDRLAGRLRNLLITLICFFIASVSVELLFPWPWLFAAGLTTSTIGFILLGCLGQRYATIAFGALLIAIYTMLGITLFDNWYQQPVLLLAGAIWYNLLTLVGHLIFPVRPLQDNLARCYEQLAHYLELKSRQFDPDIEDESQEPLVNLAMANGELVQTLNQTKASLLTRLRGDRGQRGTRRTLHYYFVAQDIHERASSSHVQYQTLRVKFRHSDLMFRFQRLLSMQALACQQLSRSILLRTPYQHDPRFERAFTRLEAAIDQLPDNAIASREREAIGFLIANLRAIDAQLATIESEQALAMPADPNENRLSDDGLSGFSDIRLRLSRHLTPESALFRHAVRMSIVLCVGYAFIQVTGLQRGYWILLTSLFVCQPNYNATRRRLALRIIGTLLGVAIGLPVLWLVPSLEGQLALIVITGVLFFAFRNVQYAHATVFITMLVLLCFNLLGEGFVVALPRIVDTLIGCAIAWAAVSFIWPDWRFRRLPLVVEHAFNANCRYLDAIMAQYHQGRDNQLGYRIARRDAHNRDAELASVVSNLSVEPRATPEIREMAFRLLCLNHTLTSYVSTLGAHRERLAHPEILALLDDAVCYVDAALRPTFTDAGDVERLRQALERLTARLEKSHPTPGTKEPLVIQQIGLLIALLPELSTLQQQLHQLPE; this comes from the coding sequence GTGCCCAAACTCAGTCCCCTGCTGCGCCACTACACATGGAACAGCACCTGGCTCTATAACCTGCGGATTTTTATCGCCCTGAGCGGTGCCACTCTGGTGCCCTGGTGGCTTAACGAAGTCAAACTGACTATCCCCATCACCCTGGGAGTCGTTGCCGCCGCTCTGGCGGATCTGGATGACCGGCTGGCTGGCAGGCTGCGCAACCTGCTGATTACCTTGATCTGCTTTTTTATCGCCTCGGTTTCCGTGGAACTGCTGTTTCCCTGGCCCTGGCTGTTCGCCGCCGGGCTGACCACCTCGACCATTGGCTTTATCCTACTGGGCTGTCTGGGTCAGCGCTACGCCACCATCGCCTTCGGCGCCCTGCTGATCGCCATCTATACCATGTTGGGGATCACGCTGTTCGATAACTGGTACCAGCAGCCAGTACTCCTGCTGGCGGGCGCTATCTGGTACAACCTGCTGACCCTGGTGGGGCATCTGATCTTCCCGGTACGCCCTCTGCAGGACAATCTGGCGCGCTGTTATGAGCAACTGGCCCACTATCTGGAACTGAAGTCACGCCAGTTCGATCCCGATATCGAAGACGAAAGCCAGGAGCCTCTGGTTAACCTGGCGATGGCCAACGGCGAGCTGGTTCAGACGCTGAATCAGACCAAAGCTTCTTTGTTGACCCGTCTGCGCGGCGATCGGGGCCAGCGCGGCACCCGGCGAACCCTGCACTACTATTTTGTTGCTCAGGACATTCACGAACGCGCCAGCTCTTCGCATGTGCAATATCAGACGCTGCGGGTGAAGTTTCGCCACAGCGATCTGATGTTCCGCTTCCAGCGCTTACTCTCTATGCAGGCGCTGGCCTGTCAGCAGCTTTCCCGTTCGATTCTGCTACGCACCCCCTACCAGCACGATCCACGTTTCGAGCGTGCGTTTACCCGCCTGGAGGCAGCCATTGACCAGCTACCGGATAATGCTATCGCCAGTCGTGAGCGGGAAGCCATTGGCTTTCTGATAGCCAACCTACGGGCTATCGATGCCCAACTGGCGACCATTGAGTCAGAGCAGGCGCTGGCTATGCCCGCCGATCCTAACGAAAACCGTCTCTCCGATGATGGTCTTAGCGGCTTTAGCGATATCAGGCTACGCCTGAGTCGCCATCTGACGCCGGAGTCAGCGCTATTTCGTCACGCGGTACGAATGTCGATCGTACTGTGCGTGGGCTATGCCTTTATTCAGGTAACCGGCCTGCAGCGCGGCTACTGGATCCTGCTAACCAGCCTGTTTGTGTGTCAACCCAACTATAACGCCACCCGACGCCGCCTGGCGTTGCGTATTATCGGTACCCTGCTGGGGGTGGCGATCGGCCTGCCTGTGCTGTGGCTGGTGCCGTCACTGGAAGGGCAACTCGCGCTTATCGTGATTACCGGCGTGCTGTTCTTTGCCTTCCGCAACGTCCAGTATGCCCACGCGACGGTCTTTATCACCATGCTGGTACTGCTGTGTTTTAACCTGCTGGGTGAAGGGTTTGTGGTGGCGCTACCTCGGATTGTCGATACTCTCATTGGCTGTGCTATCGCCTGGGCCGCGGTCAGCTTTATCTGGCCGGACTGGCGCTTCCGGCGTCTGCCGCTGGTGGTGGAGCATGCATTTAACGCCAACTGTCGCTACCTGGACGCCATTATGGCCCAGTACCATCAGGGGCGGGATAACCAGTTGGGTTACCGCATCGCCCGACGCGATGCCCACAACCGGGATGCTGAGCTGGCTTCGGTGGTTTCAAACCTGTCGGTTGAACCCCGGGCTACGCCGGAGATCCGGGAGATGGCCTTCCGCCTGCTATGCCTGAATCATACGCTCACCAGTTATGTTTCCACGCTGGGCGCGCACCGCGAGCGACTCGCCCATCCGGAAATTCTGGCGCTGTTGGATGATGCCGTCTGCTACGTGGACGCGGCATTAAGACCCACGTTTACGGATGCCGGCGATGTGGAACGCTTACGACAGGCCCTTGAGCGGCTCACCGCCCGACTGGAAAAAAGTCACCCTACGCCCGGGACTAAAGAGCCGCTGGTGATTCAGCAGATAGGATTGCTGATAGCGCTACTGCCGGAGCTTTCAACGCTGCAGCAGCAGTTGCATCAGTTGCCAGAATAA